TATGGTCCCGGTGATCATCGCCGCGGCGGGCGAGGCAAGGAACAGGATGGCGTCGGCCACCTCCTCCGGCTCGGCAATGCGGCCCATCGGCGTGGCTGCGACGATCGTGGCCATTTTCTCAGTATCGTTGAGCAAAGGCGCGATGAAGGGCGTGCGCACGAAAGTGGGCGCAACCGCGTTGACCCGGATCTTCAGCGACACCCATTCGAGCGCCAGGGCGCGCGTCATGTTGACCACGCCGCCCTTCGTCGTCTGGTAGGCGACGTTCGGATAGAGCCCGCCGGACAGGCCCATGATCGAGGCCGTGTTGACGATCGCGCCGCCCTTGCCCGATGCGGACATGAAGCGCGCGGCGAGCCGCGCCGCCACGAACATGCCGGTCAGATTGACCGAGAGCACGCGGTTCCAGTCCTCGACCGGCATGTCGATCGCCGCCGACCGGATGGCCAGCCCGGCATTGTTGACCAGCACTTCGACGCCGCCGAACGCGTTTCCGATCTCGTCGAAGATGGCGATCATCGCCTGCTCGTCAGTGACGTCGGCGACGAAGGCGCGCGCCGCGCCGTCCTTCTCCGCTATCTCCCGTGCGACCGACGCCGCCTTGTCGCCATCGCGATCGAGGACGCAGACTTTCGCACCCGCCGAGGCCAGATGATGGCAGGCCGCCCGGCCGATGCCATCGCCACCGCCGGTGACCACCGCCACGCGGCCGGGAAGGCCGAAACGGGAAAGAACGCTGTCCGACATCGATTTCCTCCATCCGGCGCAACCGCAGATTCATGCGGCCGCACAAACCGCCGGACACTGGCCGAAGATGGCCCTCTGTTCAACCGGCCGCGACCGCCTGCGGAATATGCCAGCCGGCGCAAAAACACTGCAAGCCGCCTTGCCTCCCGCCACGTCTTCGCCGCACTGTGAGGCAACTACGGCGAACCACACATAAAGGCATTTCACCGCATGGATCAGGCCGTCTATCTCGTGACGCTGATCGGCACCGCGCTGGTGCTGGTCGCAGCGTTCTCGAGCCTGATCGCCTTTCGCTTCGGTGCTCCGCTGCTCTTGCTGTTCCTCGGCATCGGTCTGCTGGCGGGCACCGACGGTCTCGGTCTGGACTTCGACAACGCGGCGCTCTCCTATTTCGTCGGCTCGCTGGCGCTCGCCGTCATCCTGTTCGATTCAGGCTTCGGCACATCCTATGGGGTGCTGCGCCAGGCCGCGCTTCCGGCTCTTTCGCTGGCAACCCTCGGCGTCGTGCTCACGACGGGCCTGTTCGGCGCGGCGGCATGGTATCTCACGCATTTCTCATGGCTGGAATCGCTCCTGCTCGGCGCCACAGTCGCCTCCACGGATGCGGCCGCCGTGTTCTTCCTGCTGCGTGCCGGCAACGTGAATCTGCGCGAGCGGGTCCGCTCCACGCTGGAGATCGAATCCAGCACCAATGATCCCATCGCCATCTTCCTGACCATCACGCTGGTGGAGGTGATCGCGATCGGGCAGGACCCGGGCGCCGAAATGCTGCTGGCCGACATCCTGTTCGGCTTCCTCCGGGAGATGGCGCTTGGCGCGCTCGTCGGCGTCGTGGGCGGCTTCGCCATCGTCCGTCTTCTCGAAAAACTGTCGCTGGATGCCGGCCTGCTTCCGATCTTCGTGCTTGCGCTGTCCATGCTTATCTTCTCGGGCGCAGGCGCGCTGCACGGCTCCGGCTTCCTCGCCGTCTATGTGGCCGGCCTGATAGCGGGAAACGCCAAGATACGTTCGGCCGCCTCGATCAAGCGTTTCCAGGAGGGCATGTCCTGGCTGGCGCAGATCATCATGTTCCTGATCCTCGGCCTCTTCGCCACCCCGTCGCAATTCGTGGGCATACTGCCGGCCGCGATCGCGCTCGGCCTCTTCCTGATGTTCGTGGCGCGGCCCCTTGCGGTGTGGCTCTGCCTTGCGCCCTTCCGCTTCCCGCGCGCGGAGACGGCCTTCATATCGTGGGTCGGGCTGCGCGGCGCGGTCTCCATCCTGCTCGCCATCACGCCGCTTCTGGGCGGCCTGATCGACGGGCGCGAAATCTTCAATTTCGCCTTCATCATCGTGCTCGTCTCGCTCGTCATGCAGGGCTGGACCATCGGCCCGCTCGCCCGTCGGCTGGGCCTGATCGTACCCCCCCGCATCGGCCCGCTGGAGAAATTCGAGCTGGAGCTTCCGGGGTCGGCCCATCACGAACTCCTCACCTACAGGGTGACGCCGGGCAGTCCGGTCACCCGGGGCGAGCGCCTTCCCCGCTGGGCGCGGCCGTCGCTGGTCGTCCGCGACGGGCGGTCGTTCAAATATCCCGAGGCCGGGCGGCTGGTCGCCGGCGACCGCGTCTACATCTTCGTATCCAGCCGCTACCCGAAGCTGCTCGACAAACTGTTCGCCAGCCGGGCGGCGGTCGATCCCGAGGACGAGGATTTCTTCGGCGCCTTCGCGCTCGACCCGCAACGCCCTGCGGCGGAGCTGGAAGCCGCCTACGCGCCCGGTCTCACCGAGGCGGAGTGCAAGCTGACGATCAGCGAGGTCGTGCGCATACGCCTTGGCGGCCAGGTCGAATATGCCGACCGCGTCGTGCTGGGCGGGATCGAGCTGATCGTGCGCGATGTCGACGAGGAGGGCCGCATCGTCGAGCTGGGCATTTCCTTCGAGCCGCAATCGACGCCGCAAGTGCCGGTGTTCCTGAGCTTCGGCGAGATGGTCGACCGCGTCAGCCTCATCCTGCGGTGGCGCAAGACGGAACCCGCCCGCGATTCTCCGGAAGCGCCGCTGCACAAGGCGGAGCAATAGCGGCGCGCAGGCACCGGAAATTCTTGCATTGCGGTGCTTGCGCGATAATGTCCCGCGGCAATTCGAACCCGAGGAGATTCCGGTGGCCGGCTTCAAGACTCTCGACCAGATCGGCGACATCAAGGGCAAGCGCGTTCTCGTGCGTGTCGACCTGAACGTGCCGACGGCGGACGGCAAGGTGACGGATACGACACGCATCGAGCGCGTCGCGCCGACCATCAAGGAACTCTCCGACAAGGGCGCGCGCGTGGTGCTGCTCGCCCATTTCGGACGCCCCAAGGGCGGCCCCGATCCGGAATTCTCGCTGGAGCCGATCGCCCGCGCCACGTCGGACGTGGTCGGCAGGCCCGTCACCTTCATTCCCGACACGATCGGGGAACGCGCGCAGGGCGCCATCTTCGCCATGAATCCGGGCGACATCGCGCTTCTGGAAAACACCCGCTTCGACAAGCGCGAGGAGAAGAACGACCCCGCATTCACCGCCGAACTGGCGAAGAACGGCGACATCTTCGTCAACGACGCCTTTTCGGCGGCGCACCGCGCCCATTCCTCGACCGAAGGGCTGGCGCATCTCCTGCCGGCCTATGCCGGGCGCACCATGCAGGCCGAACTGGAAGCGCTGGAGAAGGGCCTCGGCAATCCGGTCAAGCCGGTCATCGCCATCGTCGGCGGCGCCAAGGTCTCGACCAAGATCGACCTTTTGATGAACCTCGTGAAGAAGGTGGACGCGCTGGTGATCGGCGGCGGCATGGCGAACACCTTCCTTGCCGCGCGCGGCACCGATGTCGGCAGGTCGCTCTGCGAGCACGATCTGGCCGAGACCGCCAAGCAGATCATGATCGAGGCGGCTACGGCGGGTTGCGCGCTCATCCTGCCGGCGGACGGCGTCGTGGCGGAGGAATTCAAGGCGGGCGCGGCCAACGAGACGGTCGCGATCGATAGCGTGCCGGCGGACGGCATGATCCTCGATGTCGGCCCGAAGACGATCGAGGCCGTCAACGCCTGGATCGACCGCGCGAAGACGCTGGTCTGGAACGGTCCGCTCGGCGCCTTCGAGATCGAGCCGTTCGACAAGGCGACGGTGGCCGCGGCGAAGCATGCGGCAAAACGCACCAGGGCCGGCGAGCTCGTTTCGGTGGCCGGCGGCGGCGATACGGTCGCGGCGCTGAACCATGCCGGCGTGGCCGAAGACTTCACCTACATCTCGACCGCCGGCGGCGCCTTCCTCGAATGGATGGAAGGCAAGCCGCTGCCGGGCGTAGAAGTGCTGAAGGCATAGCGGCGATCCGGAGCGGCAGGATGGCGAGCGAAAAATTCAGCCTGGCCGTCCTGCTCACCTGGCTCGCCTTCCCGGTCTATGTCTGGCAGGGCGTCAGTGTGCGGATGCGCACCGAGCGCCTGCTGCCGGCGAAAGGCACGGTGCGCGGCGCGCTCGCCGGAAGCGAGCCGACCATCCGCCTGCTCGTGCTCGGCGATTCCTCCGCAGCGGCCGTGGGCGTCGACAGCACCACGCAGGGCTTCGCGCCGCAGCTTGCGGCCATTCTCCATGCGCGCAGCGGACGCGGCGTCACATGGCGCGCGGCAGGCTTCAATTCCGCGACGGCGGGCGCGATCCGCGACCATGTCGTGCCGAACCTGCCGCATGAGGACTGGACCCATGTGGTTCTCTCGGTCGGCACCAACGACACCAAGAATTTCCACACGGTCGGGCGCTGGGACCGCGAGTTCGGCACGCTCATCTATGCGCTCCGGGCAAAATTCCCGGAGGCGCGGCTGGTCTGGTCGCCGGTGATCGAGATGACCAGCGTGCCGGCGCTGCCCCGCGTATTGGCGCGGCTTCTGGAGATCCGGGCGCAGGCGATCAACCTCATGGGCGTTCGACTCTGCCGCGAGCGCAGCGCCGTTGCCGCGACGCGGCTGCCAGTACTCAACCCGAAGATCGGCTTTTCCCGTGACGGTTTCCATGCCTCGGAAGCCGGCTACCGGGCCTGGGCCGAGCATCTGGTCGATCTCTTGCTGGCCGAAGACTGAGTCCGAAGCGGACCAAAAGAAAGGCCGCGACTTGCGTCGCGGCCAGGCAAGCGTCGATTGCGGCAGAGGCGGGGCAAGCCTCAGTTCGACGCAGCGATGTTGCCGAGATTGAGGAAGATCGTCTCGCCGGAGGAATCATCGACGCCGTCATTGTCGGTGACGACGAAGGCGTTGCCGGCGGCGTCTATGGCGAAACCTTCCACCTTGTCCACGACATAGCCGTTGGTCGCGCCCTTGAGATCGGGGATCAGGTCGCGCACCAGCGTCTTCTCGACCAGCGGCAGATCGCCGTCGAGCCTGGCCGGCCTGAAGGCGTCGAGCGCCACGCGATAGATGTTCTTGGCCCGGGCGTTGGCGCCGATCTGGTTGTCACGCTCGATGATGTAGAGCCCGTCGCCGGAGGCGGCGATCTCGGAAAGGCCTATCCAGCCGGTCTCCGCGCCATCCAGCGGATAGCGCACAGCCGACCATTCCTTGACCTTCGGCTTGTAGGCCAGAAGCTTCACCTGGCCTTTCGGATCGTCCTGCCACTCGCGCTGCACGGCGAGGACCAGCGTGAGGTCATCGCCCTCGCCGATCGTCGTGATGCCCTCGAAGCCGAAGCGGGTTTCCTTGCCGTAGAGTTCGGCCGGCAGCGCGATTTCCTGCCTGATCTCGCCCTTCTCGTCGACGCGATAGATGGCGTTCGGAACGAGCTTCGCCGGATCGCCTTCCGAGGCCAGCCAGAAGCCGCCCTCGCCGTCGACCGCCAGACCTTCGATGTCGAGCTTCTGCGCCGGATTGCCGCCACGCGTCACGATCGTCTTCGCCGTGATGACGGCGGGCTTCTGCGTCGCATCGATGGTGAAGATCGAAGGCGCGCTGGAATAGACCGAGTCCGACGCGGCGAAGAGCTTCCCGGCCTCGCTTCTATCTGCCGTCAATGCGCCGAGCGCGCCCCAGCCGAGCGGCTTGCCGTCCTCGGTGCGGTTGGCGACCAGCATCGGATAGGCAGCGGGGCCCTCGGTGCGCTCGAACACCATCACATGCGAACGGGCAAGGCCGTCCTCGACCAGATCCGTCTCGTTGGCGGTGACGAAGAGGTTGCGCGACGGGATCGCCAGCAGCCCCTCCGGGCCGACGCCTGACGGCAGCAACTGCAGCAGCTTCGGCTCGGCGCCCGTGTCCTCGTAGACGCCGACCAGCGAACCGCGTTCCGAGCCGATGAAGAGGAGCTTCTGGTCGCCATAGGCGCCGACCTCGACGCCTTCCGGCTCGACGCCCTTCTTGTTGCGATGCTCGGGATAGTGACCGAGATCGGCAACGGCATATTCGAAGCTCGCGCCGGATTCGTAGACGACTTCGCCGGTCTTCGAGAAGATCGTGAAGCCGCGCGAGCCGCCCTTCCAGTCGCCTTCATTGGCGACGACGATACGGTCGTTGTCGATCCACTTCACCGCGTCGGGCTCGCGCGGCGTGTTCTCCACCTTGCCGGAGAATTTCAGCGCGCCGTCCTTCCTGGTGTCGACGCCCTCCAGCGTCACGCTGCCCGCGGAGAAATGCGAAGTGACCTTGCCGTTGGCCGCATCAACGATGGCGATGTGGTTGTTCTCCTGCAGCGTCACGGCGATCTCGCCGGCCTCGTTGAAGGCGACGAATTCCGGCTCCGCGTCCTCCGGAGCGATCTCGGAAAGGCTGGCCAGCTCGACCGTGCGGATCGCGCCGCAATCCGCCGCGCCGCCATCGAGCGAAACGATCTTCAGATTACCGGACGGCATCTGCGGGATCGCGCCATCATTCACCTCTTCGTCGCGCTCGTTCTCGATGGCGATGGCGAGGAATTTTCCGTCCTTGCTGAGCGCCAGCGAGTCAGGCTGGCCGCCGAGGTCGCAGGTCGTCTCGATCGCCTTCGAGGCGATGTCGATGACGGTCAGATTGCCGGAAGGGTTGGTCTTGGATTCGGACGTGTTGACGCCGGCCAGCACCTTGCCGCCCGCGACCACGACGGAAGTCGGCTCGCCATTGATCTTGACGATGCCGCCGGCCTTCGGCGCCCTCGGGTCGGTGATGTCGACGAAGCCGACAGCGCCGAGCGGGCTGTCCGAATAGACGAGCGTGTTGCCGTCTTCCGTGGCGGTGATGATCTCGGACGAGGTCGGCGTTTCCTTCTTGATGTCGGCGGGGAGATTGTCGGCCACGGCGAATGTCGCGACGCGGTTGAACATCATATCGGCATTGGCGGGCAGCGCGGCGGACGCCATCAGCGCGGCGGTCAGCAGGGCGAGACGTGTGGTAGACATTTTGACCCTCTCCTTGTCCTGAAAGAGGGTTTCCTTTCGCGCGTCCGCATTTCAGCGGCATGACGATCGCATGAAGCTTGCGTGACAACGCACAATCGCCACTATGGCGTCAGCCCTGATGGCTGAGCAATGCCGTCAGCGAGATCGCCGCAAGCGCGGCGATGGCAAGCTTCCAGAAATCCTTCCGGTGCCGAAGCCCCGGCAGACCGAGCGGCTTGATGATCTGGACGACCATCATGCAGAGGATGATGAGTGACAGGATTTTTGTCATGTCGCCTTTGAGCAGGCCGACGCGGCAGTGTCAAAGCGTCGCCGTTGGCTCGCACCCGGACGGAGTGTATCGTCGCTCTCGACACAATCCGTGTGAGCCATGAGCCAACCGCGCGTCGCCCTCTACACTTTCGGCGTTTTCCGCCTGCCCTCCGACGATCGCGCAAACCGGGGATTCCATGCCCGCAACGACCTCAATTTCGAGGCGGTCGAAGCCAGCGAGGGTTTCGTCGCCCGTTCCGGCTATGCGGACGAGCCGGGACCGGCGAGCTGGGGCGCCGAGGTCTATCCGCGCTTTTACGAGGAACGGGGCGACGGCTACTCTCCCGCGACGTTGTCGCTCTGGGTCGA
The window above is part of the Rhizobiaceae bacterium genome. Proteins encoded here:
- a CDS encoding esterase-like activity of phytase family protein; this translates as MSTTRLALLTAALMASAALPANADMMFNRVATFAVADNLPADIKKETPTSSEIITATEDGNTLVYSDSPLGAVGFVDITDPRAPKAGGIVKINGEPTSVVVAGGKVLAGVNTSESKTNPSGNLTVIDIASKAIETTCDLGGQPDSLALSKDGKFLAIAIENERDEEVNDGAIPQMPSGNLKIVSLDGGAADCGAIRTVELASLSEIAPEDAEPEFVAFNEAGEIAVTLQENNHIAIVDAANGKVTSHFSAGSVTLEGVDTRKDGALKFSGKVENTPREPDAVKWIDNDRIVVANEGDWKGGSRGFTIFSKTGEVVYESGASFEYAVADLGHYPEHRNKKGVEPEGVEVGAYGDQKLLFIGSERGSLVGVYEDTGAEPKLLQLLPSGVGPEGLLAIPSRNLFVTANETDLVEDGLARSHVMVFERTEGPAAYPMLVANRTEDGKPLGWGALGALTADRSEAGKLFAASDSVYSSAPSIFTIDATQKPAVITAKTIVTRGGNPAQKLDIEGLAVDGEGGFWLASEGDPAKLVPNAIYRVDEKGEIRQEIALPAELYGKETRFGFEGITTIGEGDDLTLVLAVQREWQDDPKGQVKLLAYKPKVKEWSAVRYPLDGAETGWIGLSEIAASGDGLYIIERDNQIGANARAKNIYRVALDAFRPARLDGDLPLVEKTLVRDLIPDLKGATNGYVVDKVEGFAIDAAGNAFVVTDNDGVDDSSGETIFLNLGNIAASN
- a CDS encoding SGNH/GDSL hydrolase family protein codes for the protein MASEKFSLAVLLTWLAFPVYVWQGVSVRMRTERLLPAKGTVRGALAGSEPTIRLLVLGDSSAAAVGVDSTTQGFAPQLAAILHARSGRGVTWRAAGFNSATAGAIRDHVVPNLPHEDWTHVVLSVGTNDTKNFHTVGRWDREFGTLIYALRAKFPEARLVWSPVIEMTSVPALPRVLARLLEIRAQAINLMGVRLCRERSAVAATRLPVLNPKIGFSRDGFHASEAGYRAWAEHLVDLLLAED
- a CDS encoding SDR family oxidoreductase; translated protein: MSDSVLSRFGLPGRVAVVTGGGDGIGRAACHHLASAGAKVCVLDRDGDKAASVAREIAEKDGAARAFVADVTDEQAMIAIFDEIGNAFGGVEVLVNNAGLAIRSAAIDMPVEDWNRVLSVNLTGMFVAARLAARFMSASGKGGAIVNTASIMGLSGGLYPNVAYQTTKGGVVNMTRALALEWVSLKIRVNAVAPTFVRTPFIAPLLNDTEKMATIVAATPMGRIAEPEEVADAILFLASPAAAMITGTILPVDGGYLAR
- a CDS encoding potassium/proton antiporter; translated protein: MDQAVYLVTLIGTALVLVAAFSSLIAFRFGAPLLLLFLGIGLLAGTDGLGLDFDNAALSYFVGSLALAVILFDSGFGTSYGVLRQAALPALSLATLGVVLTTGLFGAAAWYLTHFSWLESLLLGATVASTDAAAVFFLLRAGNVNLRERVRSTLEIESSTNDPIAIFLTITLVEVIAIGQDPGAEMLLADILFGFLREMALGALVGVVGGFAIVRLLEKLSLDAGLLPIFVLALSMLIFSGAGALHGSGFLAVYVAGLIAGNAKIRSAASIKRFQEGMSWLAQIIMFLILGLFATPSQFVGILPAAIALGLFLMFVARPLAVWLCLAPFRFPRAETAFISWVGLRGAVSILLAITPLLGGLIDGREIFNFAFIIVLVSLVMQGWTIGPLARRLGLIVPPRIGPLEKFELELPGSAHHELLTYRVTPGSPVTRGERLPRWARPSLVVRDGRSFKYPEAGRLVAGDRVYIFVSSRYPKLLDKLFASRAAVDPEDEDFFGAFALDPQRPAAELEAAYAPGLTEAECKLTISEVVRIRLGGQVEYADRVVLGGIELIVRDVDEEGRIVELGISFEPQSTPQVPVFLSFGEMVDRVSLILRWRKTEPARDSPEAPLHKAEQ
- a CDS encoding phosphoglycerate kinase — translated: MAGFKTLDQIGDIKGKRVLVRVDLNVPTADGKVTDTTRIERVAPTIKELSDKGARVVLLAHFGRPKGGPDPEFSLEPIARATSDVVGRPVTFIPDTIGERAQGAIFAMNPGDIALLENTRFDKREEKNDPAFTAELAKNGDIFVNDAFSAAHRAHSSTEGLAHLLPAYAGRTMQAELEALEKGLGNPVKPVIAIVGGAKVSTKIDLLMNLVKKVDALVIGGGMANTFLAARGTDVGRSLCEHDLAETAKQIMIEAATAGCALILPADGVVAEEFKAGAANETVAIDSVPADGMILDVGPKTIEAVNAWIDRAKTLVWNGPLGAFEIEPFDKATVAAAKHAAKRTRAGELVSVAGGGDTVAALNHAGVAEDFTYISTAGGAFLEWMEGKPLPGVEVLKA